A part of Candidatus Bathyarchaeota archaeon genomic DNA contains:
- a CDS encoding RNA-binding protein, giving the protein MSDAPIRLLEESLGKIVLVKLKGDRRIRGRLEGYDQHMNLFLEDAEEILSNNETRSLGPIILRGDNVVIISPAG; this is encoded by the coding sequence ATGTCTGACGCACCGATAAGGTTGCTTGAGGAGAGCCTCGGTAAGATCGTGTTGGTTAAGCTTAAGGGAGATCGTCGTATAAGGGGTAGGCTCGAGGGGTACGACCAACATATGAACCTGTTCCTAGAGGACGCCGAGGAGATTCTGTCGAACAACGAGACGCGGAGCCTAGGTCCGATAATCCTCAGGGGAGACAACGTCGTGATAATATCCCCGGCAGGCTAG